The following coding sequences lie in one Ignavibacteriales bacterium genomic window:
- the hslV gene encoding ATP-dependent protease subunit HslV produces the protein MGKKVRSTTIIGVIHNGEAAIGGDGQVTLGNTVMKHNSLKIRKLYDGKVLCGFAGAAADAFTLLERFEEKLEQYRGNVSRAAVELAKDWRTDKYLRKLEAMLAIISEDQALIVSGTGDIIEPDDKIVAIGSGGMYALSAAKMLKKYSQLTAKEIVAESLKVASEICIYTNEKINVEVIQK, from the coding sequence TTGGGTAAAAAAGTTAGATCAACCACAATAATAGGAGTCATTCATAATGGTGAGGCTGCTATCGGAGGCGATGGACAGGTAACACTTGGCAACACTGTTATGAAACATAATTCCCTGAAGATACGAAAACTGTACGATGGAAAAGTATTGTGCGGCTTTGCCGGCGCTGCCGCGGATGCATTTACTTTGCTGGAAAGATTTGAAGAAAAACTTGAGCAATACCGGGGAAACGTAAGTCGTGCTGCAGTAGAACTGGCAAAAGACTGGCGGACAGATAAATATCTCCGCAAACTAGAGGCGATGCTTGCAATTATTTCTGAGGATCAGGCGCTGATTGTCTCCGGTACCGGCGATATTATTGAACCTGACGATAAAATTGTTGCAATTGGTTCCGGTGGAATGTATGCATTGTCTGCTGCTAAGATGCTTAAAAAGTACAGTCAGCTTACGGCAAAAGAAATTGTTGCCGAATCATTAAAGGTAGCATCCGAAATTTGCATTTATACTAATGAAAAAATTAATGTTGAGGTAATACAGAAATAA
- a CDS encoding carboxypeptidase-like regulatory domain-containing protein produces the protein MILKFFIPLILLFTSSAALEAQKGKLFGRVIDAGTSNPLLAASIFLSETQLGAASIQNGEYIITNIPEGIYKVECSLEGYKPTIIENVKISSGSITKLDIQLKYEGKNVWLPDDLEAKLLKDLPAEVKQNLIEVKKLDLNKYYTLLHQTSLSYTSRSGFIYNQKTESRTEKILSLDLQAELLGLQYKKVDKSEQKEIRQKVESILRDLFNLREVQRKEELKTLETKIEKLKNYTLEFSNNKEEIIKKRINELLK, from the coding sequence ATGATACTAAAATTCTTCATCCCGTTAATTTTATTATTTACCTCTTCAGCTGCTTTAGAAGCTCAAAAGGGGAAGCTATTTGGTAGGGTAATAGACGCTGGAACAAGTAATCCGTTACTTGCTGCAAGCATCTTTTTATCAGAAACTCAGCTTGGTGCAGCTTCAATCCAAAATGGAGAATATATTATTACAAATATTCCTGAAGGGATTTATAAAGTAGAATGTAGCTTGGAAGGTTATAAACCAACCATTATTGAAAATGTAAAAATTTCTTCGGGATCAATTACAAAATTAGATATTCAACTTAAGTATGAGGGAAAAAATGTTTGGCTCCCGGATGATTTAGAAGCAAAATTGTTAAAAGACCTTCCTGCAGAGGTCAAACAAAACTTAATAGAAGTGAAAAAATTAGATTTGAATAAATATTATACACTTCTTCACCAAACTTCACTTAGTTACACAAGCAGAAGTGGTTTTATTTATAACCAGAAAACTGAAAGCCGAACTGAAAAAATTTTATCACTTGATTTACAAGCTGAATTATTAGGATTGCAATATAAAAAAGTTGATAAATCTGAACAGAAGGAAATTCGACAAAAGGTAGAATCTATTCTTAGAGATTTATTTAATTTACGTGAAGTACAACGAAAAGAAGAATTAAAGACTTTAGAAACCAAAATAGAAAAATTAAAAAATTACACTCTTGAGTTTAGTAATAACAAGGAAGAAATTATTAAAAAGAGAATTAACGAATTGCTTAAATAA
- a CDS encoding RNA polymerase sigma factor: MYKIKEENISLTDHFKLYAEDILRYSFSILRNSYDAQDAVQEVFLKYTENKNTFREDCSLKTWLFTLTRNYCYDRLRSRKHSAEKLDDNLFEAINNPDYDNLISLKDAMKMLTDEQNEIIYLRDYEGNSYKQIAEITGQSVENVKVKLFRAKQRLRKLFNE; encoded by the coding sequence ATGTATAAGATAAAAGAAGAAAATATTTCACTTACAGACCATTTTAAACTTTATGCGGAAGATATTTTAAGATACTCATTCAGCATTTTAAGGAATTCATATGACGCCCAGGATGCAGTTCAGGAAGTTTTTCTAAAATATACTGAGAATAAAAATACTTTCAGAGAAGACTGCAGTTTAAAAACCTGGTTGTTTACTTTAACAAGAAACTATTGTTACGACAGGTTAAGAAGCAGAAAACATTCTGCTGAAAAATTAGATGACAATTTATTTGAAGCGATAAATAATCCCGATTACGATAACCTGATTTCACTGAAAGATGCGATGAAGATGTTAACAGATGAACAAAATGAAATTATTTACCTGCGCGATTACGAAGGTAACTCTTACAAGCAAATTGCTGAAATAACAGGGCAATCAGTTGAGAATGTTAAGGTTAAACTATTCAGAGCGAAACAACGATTAAGAAAATTATTTAATGAATGA
- a CDS encoding peptidylprolyl isomerase, with translation MKKYFLVSVLLFVNPFYFAQDNEKEVAKIGSTSINSQEFIERFEMTPRLGPQSENNLEFEKKDFLYTLIAEKLWAKKAKEMKLDTLEIIKTTTGILERMYVRDALYKIEVLNKATIPDQELIKGIFRNQVMLKVNFAWSKDKKYINDLYNALNDGLSFDSLLTDKDSVMDVTFGQMQEPVEDSLYKLLPGKYTAPIQAPTGDWFIFRVNSREKNIPKEEDLEKTNSNVKKIVKERIIDKFYRDFYVKFFGGIKINAKGYLFWSFADKAIKVIVEKKQKEKIADNEKIYLNDYDIAKIKHEFGSDTLKQPFIAFEKDPVPFGQFLDEFAFEGFFTTTTDSNKIKAKLYSRVKNFIEHELLTREGYKRGLQNLPEVKTELKMWSDYYLSQIFRTRFLDSAKVTDNEVYNYYKSKNKEILIPKQVNIIEVLTDSLEVIEKVLDGLKNGQDMRELAKKYTQRKWTKDKDGEFGFFPVTMYGDIGRISSSMEIGEVYGPLKLPEGYSIFKLIDKKDASKEEPKPFEDIKDDVKKNLMASKLQNSIVNYTVKLANEYGVSVDETVLKQIKVTYIVMFAYRYMGFGGRIVAVPMSPPFNDWVNQWLKSKKDLP, from the coding sequence ATGAAAAAATATTTTCTTGTTTCAGTTCTTCTATTCGTAAATCCATTCTATTTTGCACAGGATAATGAAAAAGAAGTTGCTAAAATTGGCAGCACATCTATAAATTCCCAGGAGTTTATTGAAAGATTTGAAATGACGCCTCGCCTTGGTCCTCAAAGTGAAAATAATCTTGAATTCGAAAAGAAAGACTTCCTTTATACTTTAATTGCAGAAAAACTCTGGGCAAAAAAAGCAAAGGAAATGAAATTAGATACTTTAGAAATTATTAAAACTACTACTGGAATTTTGGAAAGAATGTACGTCCGCGATGCACTGTATAAAATTGAGGTCCTAAATAAAGCTACAATTCCTGATCAGGAATTAATTAAAGGAATATTCAGAAACCAGGTAATGTTAAAAGTAAATTTTGCCTGGTCTAAAGATAAAAAATATATTAACGATTTATATAATGCTTTAAATGACGGCTTATCATTCGATTCTCTACTTACCGATAAAGATAGTGTTATGGATGTTACCTTTGGACAGATGCAAGAACCTGTTGAGGATTCCTTGTATAAATTATTACCGGGTAAATATACAGCGCCAATCCAAGCGCCAACCGGTGATTGGTTTATTTTCCGTGTGAACAGCCGCGAAAAAAACATTCCCAAAGAGGAAGACTTAGAAAAAACAAATTCTAATGTTAAAAAAATTGTTAAGGAAAGGATCATTGATAAATTTTATAGAGATTTTTATGTGAAGTTTTTTGGCGGAATAAAAATTAATGCAAAGGGTTACCTTTTCTGGAGCTTTGCAGATAAAGCTATTAAAGTAATTGTTGAAAAGAAACAGAAAGAAAAAATTGCGGACAATGAAAAGATCTATTTGAATGATTATGATATTGCAAAAATTAAACATGAGTTTGGAAGCGATACATTAAAACAGCCTTTTATTGCGTTTGAAAAAGATCCGGTACCGTTTGGTCAATTCCTGGATGAGTTTGCCTTTGAGGGCTTCTTTACAACAACCACAGATAGTAATAAAATAAAAGCTAAGCTATATTCAAGAGTTAAAAATTTTATTGAACACGAATTACTTACTCGTGAAGGATATAAACGCGGTTTACAGAATCTTCCTGAAGTAAAAACTGAATTGAAAATGTGGAGTGATTATTATTTATCGCAAATCTTCCGAACAAGATTTCTTGACTCAGCAAAAGTTACAGATAACGAAGTTTATAATTACTATAAGAGTAAGAACAAAGAAATTTTAATTCCAAAACAGGTGAACATTATTGAAGTCCTTACCGATAGCCTTGAAGTAATAGAAAAAGTTTTGGATGGATTAAAGAACGGGCAGGATATGCGTGAGCTTGCAAAAAAATATACGCAAAGAAAATGGACTAAAGATAAAGATGGTGAGTTTGGATTTTTTCCTGTTACTATGTACGGAGATATTGGTAGGATATCAAGCTCCATGGAAATTGGTGAAGTCTATGGTCCATTAAAACTTCCTGAGGGTTATTCTATATTTAAATTGATCGACAAGAAAGATGCAAGTAAGGAAGAACCGAAACCATTTGAAGATATTAAAGATGATGTAAAGAAAAATTTAATGGCTTCAAAACTACAGAACTCAATTGTTAATTATACTGTAAAACTTGCAAACGAATATGGTGTTTCTGTTGACGAAACTGTTTTAAAACAGATTAAAGTAACATATATTGTAATGTTTGCTTACAGGTACATGGGCTTTGGCGGTCGGATTGTTGCTGTTCCGATGTCTCCCCCATTTAATGATTGGGTTAACCAATGGCTTAAGAGTAAAAAGGATTTACCATAG
- a CDS encoding isoprenylcysteine carboxylmethyltransferase family protein yields MIIVLNVFIIILLFALFGYSHSYLASVKIKQKLAAKFGNNIAFYRFAYNIISIFSFYLIYELSPKPDVIIYDLNYPFDIIIFVLQILSFAGLVWTISDIDGKEFLGISQIFRWRKNNYSENDLDEISVLKTNGSYKYSRHPIYLFSILFLLFRPTMSLFYLVFFICIVIYFYVGSYYEEKKLLEKFGTEYYEYKRSVPRIFPTLKKLVTIFGSNKS; encoded by the coding sequence ATGATAATCGTTTTAAATGTTTTCATCATCATTCTTCTTTTTGCTTTATTTGGATATTCTCACTCATATTTGGCTTCTGTTAAGATTAAGCAGAAACTTGCAGCCAAATTTGGCAACAATATTGCTTTTTACCGATTTGCATATAATATCATTTCCATTTTTTCCTTTTACCTGATTTACGAGCTTTCACCTAAACCAGACGTTATTATTTATGACTTAAATTATCCGTTCGATATTATTATCTTTGTCCTGCAAATTTTAAGTTTTGCCGGATTGGTTTGGACCATATCCGATATAGATGGAAAGGAGTTTCTTGGTATTTCGCAAATTTTTAGGTGGCGTAAAAACAATTATTCAGAAAATGATTTGGATGAAATATCTGTTCTTAAAACCAACGGGTCTTATAAGTACAGTCGTCATCCCATCTATCTCTTTTCGATACTTTTTCTTTTGTTTCGCCCAACAATGAGTTTATTTTATTTGGTATTTTTTATTTGTATTGTAATCTACTTTTACGTCGGTTCTTATTACGAAGAGAAAAAGTTGTTGGAAAAATTTGGTACTGAATATTATGAGTACAAACGAAGCGTTCCTAGAATTTTTCCGACTTTAAAAAAACTTGTAACAATTTTCGGATCGAATAAAAGTTAA
- the hslU gene encoding ATP-dependent protease ATPase subunit HslU, with product MESKIKNEGIKGLTPSQTVVELDKYIIGQDDAKRAVAIALRNRWRRQQVKEELREEILPNNIILIGPTGVGKTEIARRLAKLSGAPFIKVEASKFTEVGYVGRDVESMIRDLTELAVNMVKSEKTGEVQEKAEKIAEERILDLLIPPVKKPASAQENNNVDETDEVYQNQKTREWMKQKLKNGELDDKMIEYDFASQSGVGMQVLGPFGLDDMGINIQEIMSNIMPKKKKKKKTAIKDAREIFIQEEAQKLIDMEAVQKEAISRVQDSGIVFIDEIDKIAGSGSKAMGPDVSREGVQRDLLPIVEGSNVNTKYGVVKTDHVLFIASGAFHVSKPSDLIPELQGRFPIRVELKSLTEEDFVKILTLPQNALLKQYAALLQTEGVEIEFKEDGILEIARIATLVNEQVENIGARRLHTILTTLLDDILFDVPDKLPEGTVTITGKMVKDKLERIVMNRDLSKYIL from the coding sequence ATGGAATCAAAAATAAAAAATGAAGGAATAAAAGGATTAACCCCATCTCAAACTGTTGTGGAGCTTGATAAATATATTATCGGACAGGATGATGCAAAACGCGCTGTTGCAATCGCTTTAAGAAACAGATGGAGAAGACAGCAGGTTAAAGAGGAATTGAGGGAAGAAATTTTACCGAACAATATAATTCTTATAGGTCCTACCGGTGTTGGAAAAACAGAAATTGCGCGCCGTCTTGCAAAACTATCCGGAGCGCCGTTCATCAAAGTAGAAGCTTCTAAGTTTACAGAAGTCGGTTATGTTGGTAGAGATGTTGAATCGATGATACGCGACCTTACTGAACTTGCTGTTAACATGGTAAAAAGTGAAAAGACTGGTGAAGTACAGGAGAAGGCAGAAAAAATTGCCGAGGAAAGAATTCTTGATCTGCTTATTCCGCCTGTTAAAAAACCAGCTTCCGCACAAGAAAACAATAACGTTGATGAAACTGATGAAGTATATCAGAATCAAAAAACCCGCGAATGGATGAAACAGAAACTTAAAAACGGCGAGCTTGATGATAAAATGATTGAGTATGATTTTGCGTCACAATCAGGGGTTGGTATGCAAGTGCTTGGTCCATTCGGGCTTGACGATATGGGCATTAACATACAGGAAATTATGAGCAACATAATGCCAAAGAAAAAGAAGAAAAAGAAAACTGCAATTAAAGACGCACGCGAAATTTTTATCCAGGAAGAAGCGCAGAAATTAATTGATATGGAAGCGGTTCAGAAAGAAGCAATTTCCCGTGTTCAGGATTCCGGGATTGTTTTTATTGATGAGATAGATAAAATAGCCGGCAGCGGAAGCAAAGCAATGGGACCAGATGTTTCCCGCGAAGGCGTTCAAAGGGACTTACTTCCAATTGTGGAAGGCTCGAATGTTAATACAAAATACGGCGTTGTAAAAACCGATCACGTTTTATTTATTGCTTCCGGCGCATTTCATGTTTCCAAACCATCTGATCTGATTCCAGAACTTCAGGGTCGTTTTCCAATCCGTGTTGAATTGAAAAGCTTAACCGAAGAAGATTTTGTTAAAATCCTTACCTTGCCGCAGAACGCATTGCTGAAACAATATGCGGCTCTCCTTCAAACAGAAGGCGTTGAAATAGAATTTAAGGAGGATGGGATTTTAGAAATTGCTCGCATTGCAACCTTAGTAAATGAGCAGGTAGAAAACATTGGTGCCAGAAGGCTGCATACAATTTTAACAACCTTACTTGATGACATTCTTTTCGATGTTCCGGATAAACTTCCGGAAGGTACAGTTACTATTACCGGAAAAATGGTAAAGGATAAACTTGAAAGAATTGTTATGAACAGAGATTTGAGTAAATACATTTTATAG
- the rpoN gene encoding RNA polymerase factor sigma-54, which yields MLSLNQRLQQLQKLSPQQIQYQKLLQLNTLSLEQRIKTELELNPILEEVLTDDFELEMKQDDEKPETTESEDFEGEEFSEEKNSDDEFGVEDYMNDVEELDNDYVYKNQEEEKIHPVAPLRETLNEHLLNQLYLLELAEPLYRLGEEIIGSLTEGGYLKRDLNSIVEELKMFEHIEISAEEAENLIKRIQLFDPIGIACRNLRECLLVQLKNSSYDPYYSYLAEHLLTEHFDDFVNKRFENIQRSMNFSVETLKATLKLIHKLNPKPGEGNIESDQANQITPDFMIEKVDDNFIITLNDRSVPSVTISQTYLELLNTNKRKRNLSRRDKDTHKFLREKFESAKWFIASIQQRRDTLMRIMRAILEKQYEFFEYGPKALKPMIYKDIAEEIQMDISTISRVVNGKYVQSPVGIHELKYFFSEGLATDDGTEISNKHIKELIKEICESEPKTAPYSDDKIAEILNDKGIHIARRTVAKYREQLRIPVARLRKEL from the coding sequence ATGTTATCATTAAATCAACGACTACAACAACTTCAAAAACTTTCCCCACAGCAGATTCAATATCAAAAGCTGCTTCAATTAAATACATTGTCTCTTGAACAAAGAATAAAAACCGAATTAGAGCTAAATCCTATACTTGAAGAAGTGCTTACTGATGATTTTGAATTAGAAATGAAACAAGACGATGAAAAACCAGAAACAACTGAATCGGAAGATTTTGAAGGAGAAGAGTTTTCTGAAGAAAAAAATTCGGATGATGAATTTGGTGTTGAAGATTATATGAATGATGTGGAAGAACTTGACAACGATTATGTTTATAAGAATCAGGAGGAAGAAAAAATACATCCCGTTGCACCTTTACGAGAAACATTGAATGAGCATTTGCTGAATCAATTATATCTCCTTGAGCTGGCAGAACCGCTTTACAGGCTTGGCGAGGAAATTATTGGAAGCCTTACTGAAGGCGGTTACCTTAAACGCGATTTAAATAGTATTGTTGAAGAATTAAAGATGTTTGAACATATAGAAATTTCTGCTGAGGAAGCAGAAAATCTTATCAAGAGAATTCAATTATTCGATCCGATTGGTATAGCTTGCAGAAATTTGCGCGAATGTCTTCTGGTTCAACTAAAAAACTCGTCTTACGATCCATATTATTCCTATCTTGCCGAACATCTTTTAACCGAACATTTTGATGATTTTGTTAATAAACGCTTCGAAAATATTCAGCGAAGCATGAACTTTAGTGTAGAAACTCTGAAAGCAACTCTCAAGTTAATCCATAAGCTTAATCCAAAACCCGGGGAAGGAAATATTGAATCGGATCAGGCAAATCAAATTACTCCGGATTTCATGATAGAAAAAGTAGATGACAATTTTATAATTACCTTAAATGATCGAAGTGTTCCGTCAGTAACAATTAGTCAAACTTATTTGGAATTATTGAATACAAATAAGCGAAAAAGAAATCTCTCCAGAAGAGATAAAGACACGCACAAATTCTTACGGGAAAAGTTTGAATCGGCAAAGTGGTTTATTGCTTCAATCCAGCAAAGAAGAGATACGTTGATGAGAATTATGCGCGCTATTTTGGAAAAACAGTACGAGTTTTTTGAATATGGACCTAAAGCTCTTAAGCCAATGATTTATAAAGATATTGCTGAAGAAATCCAAATGGATATATCTACAATAAGCCGTGTAGTAAATGGAAAGTATGTTCAAAGTCCGGTTGGAATTCACGAACTAAAATATTTTTTTAGTGAAGGATTAGCCACAGATGATGGAACTGAAATTTCCAATAAACATATTAAAGAATTGATAAAAGAAATCTGCGAATCGGAACCGAAAACCGCTCCGTATAGCGATGATAAAATTGCAGAGATCCTTAATGATAAAGGAATCCACATTGCCAGAAGAACAGTAGCAAAATACCGCGAGCAGCTTAGAATTCCTGTTGCACGTCTTCGCAAGGAATTATGA
- a CDS encoding zf-HC2 domain-containing protein — MHDYEEKIFRLVEGDLNEKEREMLNQHIESCAECKIFLSEYTGLKRKTRNLYANVKLQGIDIHHPYRNKKANYFRKGLIYLAAAAAVIIGFVISSDKIKENPTVNSLLKDKTNPTSVVSKTNYVKDGDWNLEVSNLNRRLNLLIKEIEEKPL; from the coding sequence ATGCATGATTATGAAGAAAAAATCTTTCGGCTTGTTGAAGGCGATTTAAATGAAAAAGAACGAGAGATGCTCAATCAACATATAGAAAGCTGTGCCGAATGCAAAATTTTTCTATCAGAATACACCGGGCTGAAACGGAAAACCCGGAATCTTTATGCTAATGTTAAATTACAGGGAATAGATATACACCATCCTTACAGAAACAAAAAGGCTAATTATTTCAGGAAAGGGTTGATATATCTTGCAGCTGCTGCTGCTGTAATAATCGGCTTTGTAATATCATCTGACAAGATAAAAGAAAATCCAACTGTTAATTCCTTGTTGAAAGATAAAACCAATCCGACATCCGTAGTTAGCAAAACTAATTATGTTAAAGATGGTGATTGGAATTTAGAGGTATCGAACTTAAACAGGAGATTAAATTTGTTGATAAAAGAGATAGAAGAAAAGCCACTCTGA